From Candidatus Caldatribacterium sp.:
GTATCGCCTGGTGGAGCAACAGTTCCCTCCCTCTCTTCTTGTGGCCAATCTCGCAAGGCGCTTTCGGCTCTTTGCCCAGCTCTATGAGGCAAAGGAGATAGAGAGGGATCTCTGGCAGGGGAAGAGTGTGAATCCCTTCGAAGCGAAGAAAGTAGAGAGAATGAAAAAACACTTCAGTCCATCCGACGTCCTGAGCGCCCTTGCAAGCCTCAGGGCGGCAGACAGACTCTTAAAAACTCAAAGCGTTGATCTCAAGCTCTGGTGCGCACTCCTTGTGGTTGGGATCACGCAGCCTGGGAGAGGAGCCGATTGAGCTTCTGTGCGAGTCGTGACTTGATACGGGCCGCCTTGTTCTTATGGAATACTCCCTTGCTCACCGCCATATCGACCCGCTTGTAGACTTCGCTGAGGAACGCTCGGGCTTCCTCGATGTTTCCGGCTTCAAGGAGCTTCAGGAACTTCTTGATGTACGTTTTGGTCGCCGATTTAACGGCTTTGTTCCGCAATCTGCGCTTTTCACTTTTTCGGAGGTTCTTGAGCGCTGATTTCGTGTTCGGCATTGTTCCACCCCTTGCTCCAAGGATAAAGCAATGCCAATTGTAGCATGGGGAGGAGGAATTTTGCAACCTGTGAGACCCTCGAGGATCCTGAAATGGGAAAATTCTCCCCGGTGTAATGTTCCAGAGTTTCGTTCACAAGTCCCTCCTTCTTGTTCTTAGGTGAGTTATCCCAGGGGATACGGGAGATATCCCATAACCTGGAGAGGTGCGAGGATACCCGGTCAAGAACAAGCACCGGGAAAGCTCCCAGGACAGGACTGGTCCCTTTCCTCAAAGATGAGAGAACCTCCATGGGAGCCCTCCCCTGCATCTCCCTCCCCATATGGGGACGGGTGAAGTTGTAGTAGAGGACCCAGCGCTGTGCCATGGCAAGGAAGGATTTCCTGGAAGTCACCCGAGCAAGATTCAGGGCATAGAACTCCTCATCATCAGTTCGGTGGGAACGCTCCACAAAGGTGTTCACCTTCTTCTCCCCGAGGGGAGTCGAAAGGAGAGTCACTCCCAGGGGGTTGAAGATGTACTTCTCCATGAGGATTCTCTTTCTCGAGTTCCCCAGACCCCCGAACTCCACCCCATTGTCGGTCTGGAAGAAGAGCCTCCCCTGCACCCCCAAAGCTTTCAACCAGAAAACAAGAAGGAGCATGAAGGTGAGGCCATTCAAAAAGGAGAGCTCCTTCGCATAGGCCAAGAAGCGAATCCTGGTTCGCACATCAATAGCGGTGAACTGGTACCGGGGGAGTTTGTTCTCGAAGATGGCTGCATAGGCTGAGGAAGGAAGAGCCTTCTGGTCGGCAATATCCTTGGCATCAATCTG
This genomic window contains:
- a CDS encoding 30S ribosomal protein S20 codes for the protein MPNTKSALKNLRKSEKRRLRNKAVKSATKTYIKKFLKLLEAGNIEEARAFLSEVYKRVDMAVSKGVFHKNKAARIKSRLAQKLNRLLSQAA